GTTACTTGATTTGTATCATCTTCATCACTAACCCTCTTAATTTAATTCTCACATCTTTCTCAGAATCAGCAGCCGTGAAGAACAggggaaagaaagaaagaaagagaagaagaagaaagagaaagaagaaaagagaagtgagTTTCTCTTCGACACGTGTAGAAGATAAGGCAGATGAGATTTACTAAGGCACCCAAGAAACAGATAAGGGCAGCCTAAGCGGTTTGTCTATGATAACTTTATCCTTCATACTAAGCCAGTGATATCTTCATCCTcaggtatccgattgacacgttcgagtatactatcgcgcataacttttcgagatctatcagGTGATACTAgcttcgtatctagatcgtttttagattaattcttattaattaaaatctacgttaactaatcgagttattatcggctaaaacgtctcttgactggtctaatagcgttgacgagcttgagggtccttacaatacCTATCAAATAAGTACCTCCAAACGTTTTTAGTAAAACAATGGGAAATCAAATATGATCCTCCGATTCAAGCTCCTTATCATCCAACATGCGATTTAAGTTAGTGAGTTTGCCTCTTTTGTCTTACCAAGTTGTCCATTATAGGAATATCATTATAAATAACACACCATGTGAAGAATTATGCGTTTGGAGGAAATCCTTCAACCCAATTGATTGATGAGAAAAAATTAACTTACATTCTTCTTCAATAATATGGTTATAACATTTCTTCACCTTGAAAGATCTATTTTCAGTAAAAGAACATTCAAGTGCGTATATTTTTCCATCAAAATTTGATATCTTTCCTGTCTCATTCAAGAAATCATTTACTTCTTGTTGTTCTAGTAATAAATGGGTTCTTTTAAGATGTAAATCTCAATTGAAATTCACAACCATACTTTCTCTGTGTACCTTGTTTAGAACTATATAGAATGCATCATGATACAGATCTTTAAGAGAAATATTACCTGATCAGTTGCCATGCCATAACTTAATTAAGGATACATCTTATGAAAGTAGAATTTTTTCACAAGTTATGATGCTTTTAGTATTCTCTTTAAAACACCCcttcttgttattttttatcTACAACTGAAAAGAAATCTTCATCATGACGGCCACTTTTTTGTTGCACAAGTCTTCTCTATTGAACATCAATTGCATATCTCCATGACCATTTAACTAGTAACACTTGATTAGTATCTTTATGATTTCTCATATACGGTCTGCCTTTCTCTTTAGGCTACATGTTATGTTTCGggaaattttatttctttcagATGACGAACCCTataaaaaatttcttaaaattctcaccattttacttcaacaacaacagGTATACTGGAGACACTgatataaagtaaataattaaacttgctaaTGTACTTTTAAGAAGTACAACTCCACCATATTTGGATAAAAATTTCACTCTTCTCAAATTTTCTGAAGAAATAAATTCTTTAATGAGTGAATCCCAAATTTTTCACGACTTCATCCCAAATTTTAACTGATCTAGATGATGCTCCAGTTGGTAATTCCAAGTATCTCGCTAAAAATTTCTCCCGCTTGACAATCAAAAATGGAAGCTAAATGAACTACTTCTTCATATGCATTTATCCCAATGAGAGAACTTTTTTGAAAGTTGATTTTAAGACCTGtaaatgcttcaaaagtttgcATTATAATCTTTAAATTTGGTGTTATATTTTGGAATGGCTTAAAATTCAACCTAAACTAGGCAATCTTACGACCCCTACCTTGCATATTTATTATCACTCACCCAATGTGATCAAGTATTTGAGAATGCTAAAATATCATTGCATACTTAGCTCACACCTTATCATTTAGACATTTCACCACTGTGTATGCACTAATAGATTGTGAATTATGTCACACATTAATCACCAACTTATATAATGGACCGCTACTCTCGAAATCTTTTAAAAATATCACAACATTCAAACAAATATAATAATAGTAAATCAAGTTGAAAAGCCAAAACTTGAAGTGTTGGGAATgacatggagaaaataataatgcATGCGTTGTTATGTTTTTCCTCATTGAACCCTAAGAGTAAAAATAGTCAATTTATATTTCACTGTTCATCAGTAGCTATCAAACACATTACTATATCCAATTTACTTGGCATTGTGTCTGCCATAACCATATTGATCTCAATACTAATACCAACTTGAATGTTGGTCAaataggttttagatttttttccccCTTAGCTGGACCATAATGAATATGGAGAGCTGATTGTTGCCTGTTGGAACAACGTGTCTCTAGGTATTCTGCTTTCAAAATTTCTAGGAATTTAAAGGATATTAAAGTTAAGGAGAGTTTGGAGTAAACTTGTCTATATATCAAAAATAAACCatcaaaaatataagaaaaactTGAATGGATAACTGGAATATTTGGAACTGATAGAGGTAAGTCAATAAGGAAGCTAAACTTGATATCTTACACTGGTATGATATTCAGGAAAAGTTCTTCAAAACTAAAAGTAGAAACCATAGTATCATATTACAGAAAAAGTAATTTGGCATCTTACCGACAAAGAATTTCGCTGTCAAATCTTTATACGAAAAAAAGATGGACAACAATTATAAAAATGAAGCTCAAAATATAATTTGGAATTTAGTTTGGAAACTGAATTCTATCCCTTCAATCCATATGTTCTTTTGAAAGTGTGCTCATAGAATCCTCCCCACTAATGCCAAAACTGTTACTATTTTGAAATACATATACCCTATATGAAAATCTTTCAGGTCATGCATAAAGAAATTATATCTCCAATATGCTTATGCATCGTCCTTTTGATATGTTTGCTTGGAATATGTTTTTTGGAGTACCATTTACAAGTTCCATGACTGACTGAACTCCTGGTTACATCTCAGAAAGTTGGGCTCTAATCTATGTTATATCCTATTGGTTTATATGGAAATCTAGACGTGACAACATTTTCAGGCAAATCACTCATAATGCTACAAAATACTTGTAGTAGAATAAAAGAACACCTTTGCTCCTATAACAAAGTCATTCCCAACCAGTGCTACATTCTTTATAATCTTTATATCAATAAGAAAGACATAGTGGTTACTGACAAACTATATGCTGCCGAAAAGAAGAAGTTTGGCATAAAAATAAGCATATGCATTATGTAGATTATCGTCGATCTTTCCATCAAAGCTAATATTGGTCTAATTACTTTGTCTTTCTTGGGGAATGCATTGGAGGAAGGGGATATCTAGCTTGCAGATACAATATTGATGGAACAAAGGAATGAAAtgatatattttttaaataagCCGAAGAACTGCAGAAAGAAAATGTGTATTTTGAAGCTGAGGATATTACAAATTCTCAATTATGTCAGAGAAGAATACGAAAAAAAAGTTCATGAAAGGTTTTCTCGAAATTTTATAGGAATATTTAGGGCTGGACACGCTACGGTTCTTAGCCTAGCTCAGTACTTGTACCTCCCTATGGTCGGTACCTGTACTTGTGTACCTATACCTGTGAAGTACGGGACGGAGCGAGACCTGTACCTGTTTAATTCGATACAGAAGGGGACGAGACCTATTCTACCCATAACAAGATGAATCTTTATCTTCAGTCTGCTTATGAAGATGAATCTCCAAATTCCAAACCCAATTTCAAGATTGAACTCAattttttagagtttggggtACTTGCAAGTTTCATTACAGGAATCCATCATTGTTGCTGCGTCATTTCTCATCGTGAAACCAAGATCAGTTCCAATTACGGATTGCAATGGAGACCCAACAATCCCCAAAACCCCCAATTCAGAAGCACTCCAGCCATCTTCAATGACTAATCCCGCCACATCCACAAATAAGAATTCAACCATCCACACCATACCCACTGTAAACATTTGCATCTCCTCTAATCCAAGTACTTCCATTGAAATCCAATCTCAATCAATTACCTAAAATACCCAATTTCAATTGTTGCGCTGTAGATTCTAATTGAATGTGAACCTGACCTTCTTTTGTACATAGATACCCCCAATTGCATTCCATTGATAAATCTCAAAAATTCCAATGGTGTTGATTTTAATCATTTCTCAATTCACCACTTACCAGCAACAATTGTTCCACCATGAACCTATCGATAATCAGTTGATTCGAAGCTTCTTATTCTCCTCTAATACAAATAATCGATCCTTAAATGATTTTCCTGTCACCTATTGTTTCAACTTCACTTTGAATTTAGAAGATAAAGATAATTTCATTTGAATCCCTTCCAGGTCGAGTGATAATGAGAAAAGGCTAAATATAATAGTTCGGTACCATGGGAAGGGAATAGCCTAGGACCGTTACTTGTACCTATTCTTGGCTCGGTTCCGGTTTTTGATACTTGTACCTATCCCATCTAacctcggttccggtacggtTCCGGAACGATTCCACGGAACGGGACGGGACGATTCTTGTACAACCCTAAGAATATTAGTCAAATTGCTCACGAATGCATAAATGAGATTTCTTTTGTTTTAGAAAACTAAATATAATCCATAGACAATATAGCAGACCTGCACTCCAACTAGCATTAGTATATAATAAGTCTATTAATCATGAGACGTTCCACGAAAAGCCAAGTTTAGATCTCTCATTCAGTAACTTCGACAGGAACTGGCAGTAGAAATAGTGTAGTATGGTCGTAAAGTTTTCTTCCTTTCATTTTCTAATATTAGTTTTTAAAATATAGGTATTATGACATTTTCAGTTCTGCCCtaaaaatcaaattgaaaaaataGTAATAATTTTTTTACTAGAATCAGAggtagtaaaagaaaaaaaaatcattgaatCTCCTGAAAGAGAGGGTGTATCATTTTCTAGGATGTATCATTTTTATCAAGCCAGTAAAATAACAATGTCAAGTTCCGACGAGACATCGGTGTGACTACTATGTGGTCTGACCGTCAGATAGACGGTCCAAAGAGTCCAAATGTAAATGTGTGTAGGACCGCCCGCTCTATCATTGCACCTCCTTTGCATACGTAGACACACATGGCCCAGCAAAATGACCACAATCTTACCTCCCACGATCTAAATCCGGCATTGCCGTTCTATTATTACCGAGTTTCCCTCTCTTTCTCACCCCCTCTAAAACATGTTCAGTTATAGTCCTCCTCAAATACATATCCTCCACAAATTATTACGGTCAGATAATCTTTAAGCGTAGGATCTCAAGAAACATCAAACGTCAATAACACGATAATGACTATATCAACATCAGGAGTAAAATAGCAGTTTGTCCTATATATTTCCCTCCTTCCTGGTTTTCCGAACTTACTCACTCACTCATCAACCCTCGCATAGACAGGTTTTCGATCTTCTTTCTCAAACCCCtccacgaaaaaaaaaaaaaaaaaaaaaaaaaacgaaaccctaaagagaaagaagagaagatcgaAAATGCGAGAAATCCTTCACATCCAAGGAGGTCAATGTGGTAACCAAATCGGAGCAAAGTTTTGGGAAGTAATATGTGATGAACATGGTATAGATCCAACAGGAAGATACAAAGGAGATACATCAGATCTTCAATTGGAAAGGATTAATGTATATTACAATGAAGCATCAGGTGGAAGATATGTACCTAGAGCCGTACTTATGGATCTTGAACCAGGTACTATGGATAGTATCAGATCTGGTCAATATGGTCAAATCTTTCGTCCTGATAACTTTGTTTTTGGTCAATCTGGTGCTGGTAACAACTGGGCTAAAGGTCATTACACTGAAGGAGCTGAGTTGATTGATTCTGTTCTTGACGTTGTTAGAAAAGAAGCCGAAAATTGTGATTGTCTTCaaggtttgttttcttttcatttgtTATTTGAATCTTCATTTTCATTTGGATCTTGTGATTTGAAACAGATTTATGTTGTTTTCtgcagttttagggtttctgttattTGATTTTTAGATGAATATAAGATTGTTTAATGTATTTAGATTTGAGAATTTGTGTATCCGACTGTGTTTGATTGTATAGATATTACCATGAAGATGATATTTGGTAAATCATGATTTGATTGAGACTGTACCTGCATTTTGAGATTAGGAGTGCTCATTTTGTACATTAATATGTTAAGTTAATGGTTCCGTGTTGATGTTGAAATTTGAAAATCAATGTGTGTCTGAAGGGGAAGGGGGGGATACTTTGAAATTGTTCCTGAGATTTGTGATACATGATTAAGGGATAAATTTCGTTTTAGTTGGTTTTGAGTTCGTAATTGGTAGTTGTTAGGTTAATTGAACTACTGCACCCCTTTTTTATTTTCTAGTCCTTTGCCCTGTCATTGAGCAATACTTTAGTATGATATACTATGTTTATTGTCAACTCGAATATgaagattttattttgtagtttgtaCGTAACGAATGAAGTGTTTCTGATGCATAGATTCTAGAACCAATGGGTAACATAATTCTTGATCACAAGAAGTTTATTCTTATTGATTTGTTGTAATTTTCCTCAGGTTTTCAGGTATGCCACTCTCTAGGAGGTGGTACTGGTTCTGGTATGGGAACCCTCTTGATCTCCAAAATTAGAGAGGAATATCCAGATAGGATGATGCTTACATTCTCAGTCTTCCCATCACCAAAGGTCTCAGACACTGTTGTGGAACCCTACAATGCCACTCTCTCTGTTCATCAGTTGGTGGAGAATGCAGATGAATGCATGGTGCTCGACAATGAAGCTCTCTATGACATTTGCTTCAGAACCCTAAAGCTCAGCACCCCAAGCTGTAAGTTTTGTTAAGTTAAGATAAATGTTTCTAGCTAGAAGTTTCAAGACGGGAAATGTCAAAAGTTTAgcttaattttttttaacaaggtTTGGTGTTTTTGTTTTGCAGTTGGTGATTTGAATCACTTGATTTCTGCAACCATGAGTGGTGTGACTTGCTGTCTGAGGTTCCCTGGGCAGCTGAACTCAGATTTGCGTAAGCTGGCAGTGAATCTCATTCCCTTCCCTCGTCTTCACTTCTTCATGGTGGGATTTGCCCCACTCACATCCCGTGGTTCCCAGCAATACATCTCTCTCACCGTTCCCGAGTTGACTCAGCAGATGTGGGACACCAAGAACATGATGTGTGCAGCAGACCCACGACACGGCAGATACCTCACTGCCTCAGCCATGTTCAGAGGAAAGATGAGCACCAAGGAGGTTGACGAGCAGATGATCAATGTCCAGAACAAGAACTCCTCGTACTTTGTTGAATGGATCCCCAATAATGTGAAATCTAGTGTCTGTGATATCCCTCCTACTGGGTTAAAGATGGCGTCTACATTTATTGGAAACTCAACATCCATTCAGGAGATGTTTAGGAGAGTAAGTGAGCAGTTCACAGCCATGTTTAGGCGTAAGGCTTTCTTGCATTGGTACACTGGTGAAGGAATGGACGAGATGGAGTTCACTGAAGCAGAGAGCAACATGAACGATTTGGTATCTGAGTACCAGCAGTACCAGGATGCCACTGCCGAGGAAGATGAGGAAGGTGAATATGAAGATGATGTTGAAGGAGAATATGAGAACTGAGTGCAGCCCTGATTCTAGGAGCGGCCACAATTGGAAGAACCAGCGAGGGTTTTATTTGGATGATGAGAGTGAGTcttattttctcctttttttcCCGCTTATCTACCTACTACAGTAGTACTCTTTTATCATGTCTGTGGCGCATTATTaatgtttttcctttttcattcTTAAACCCGTCTCCCTGCGGTTGTATCCTTCTGTTGATCTTAAGAAAACATTGTTGTTGTGTGTTTAAATACTTGGATGTTTAAGTCTATGTTTTTGTTTTCACTGGTCATGTCTTTACTGTTTTATTTGAGCTTGAAAATGCTGATCAAATGTATAAAGAGGTTCTGGGTAGCAAAGATACAACAAGGTATTATGCTGTTGGAAAAAAAATAAGATTGAGAATGATAATGTTTGTATAATGGAGAAGAAAATTGTAGGTCCGAAGTGGCTTTGTAAAAGCGCTTTTTGCTGAATATTTTTCTTCAGAACTTGCTCATGCAGCTACTATGACTGCTAACGATAAGGTCCTTTAAGTCCTTTAAATTTTTCAATCAAAATGCCAGGTTTGGTTTTGCGCTTGTTTTTAGTGTACATGGCGTTTTCTTTGGTCACGCATGAACCAATTTCATGATGATCCACCGGCTATGTTAACTGCATTACTTCATTGTTTGCAGTGGTCAGTGGATGGAATCACTCTAAAACTGCATAAATGAAAGTTCAAAGTAGGAAACATGTGACAATGCCGGCACACTAATTTCTCAAACCAGAAGAGATTTAACCTTGACCTACGAGATACATGTGGGTGGGGATGGGGGTGAGAGGTGTTACAGCATAAACTCTCCCGTTTTAACGAGATTCTTTTTTAATAAACCGTTGCCCAAACTTGAAACCGCCAAATTGAAACCGTTACCTAATTTGAAATTTGGAATAAATCTGAGCCGTTAGAtcttctaactctaaaactcggTCGTTGGATCTCACAAATTCCCATTTTTCCTTTTCCGTGTGAACTATTGATGATACTCATTGGGAGGGGCGGAGCCAGAATTTAGGCCAAGGGGAAGCACAAATATTTTTTAGTTGGTGCAACCGAGGAAAATTGGGCCCAGATCTTAAAATTTAGTAATATTTAGGATTGGGAGTCAGTTGGGGTGGGTGTGTAACTGCACACCTTTGCTTTTAACTGGTTCCGGCACTGTTCATTGGATCCTCGACTTCCAAAGTTTTCATGTGATCAAGGGCCAAGGCCGTTGAGATGAGAAAGCATTTCGGTGTAATATGTTGTATATTATAAtgagttttatttaatttttttttcaagaacTTGAATCgaaaatttatatgaaatcaAACTTCCCaaaaaatttctttcttcttttaggGTTCTTAGAAAATGATGAGACGATGAACATATATTAAATCCCATTTTCaaccaaaattttcttcttaAGCTTCAATTAATGCTTTTTTTGCAAAGATGCTcaattctttatttatttttctaatacGAATCCTGATTCGCTTTCCCAAAGAGGTTTTCTTTTGAAACTCGCTTTCCCAGAGAGGTTTTTTTTGTAGTTAGTGTTTCAATTGGACAACTTTAACCAACACTAATTGAATTGAGAATTGAAGAATTAGTCTGCTTCAACCGCACAAGTAATTGTACTGATTTATGACCatgttatcttttttttttgtattgattCTCCAACTAATTCATGAAGTAAATTTATTAATGTTGATTGATTCTCTAtggtaattgaactattttttttttggcaatttCGATTATGTGAATAGCAAAATGAGATTACGGAAAGTAGGAAATATGATGTTACAGTTGAATTGTATGCAACTGTGTAATTGAGTTGTAGCTAAGCTAAAAGTTGTGATATAGTCTAACCTTGATAAATGAATACTCGATAAACAAATAACCTCTTCAAATGAATATTTTTCTTCGGTTTCGACTTGGGAAAAGGTGCTAAATGAATAAACTCGCtaaatgcattaatgaataaaaaaatttgagtccttaaaggccctataaaagtgtttgtgggtaaaaaatatttctgctggttttggtaaatttgggtgtgtggatgagaaacaaatctaaacctaaaacaaatgcactgcacgggagtactttagattcgagagatcaatctgtacaatcctggcctaaagcaaatgcactgcacgggagtactttagattcgagagtaCTTTATGACCATTTGGCGTAGTTTGcctcttttaacactgtggcaagtttggagcaacctgattggttaatataagagaggccggccaagcatgggcgtggccacgcTTCTGGTatgtgtgtggcggatttaaagcgacctgattggtcgatgggaaatatggTCGGCAAGTATCGGCCCAAccagcgtgtggcgggtttaaggcgacctgattggtcgaaggcaAATAGGGCCGGTTGGGTAACATGGGGCGTGCCTAAAACATGGCCatacctccctttgctgctgctcctattccgcggctcctttctgattttggctaggattttgcacctactaatccatggtggattaattgcttagttcgcctaagcttaatttcgaccaacggggtctaatatattgcgcaaggcgcaaaaccctaatttttgcaaattagtcagggtaatatttgaatcttgtgaattatcacaaaattgattgaattctatgtgttgacacagagttctttaagtttattgctagagagcagtatgctttctgattgagtactttatgcaaggaccttaaccttgatacttggaaattcgtgttgctctgctgcaagtgaacacaaattgtcatgccatatcaatattaagggttcgcccggggaacatagcacaaaaagcaTTCAAATAAACTTATAATAAAGGCAAGGCAAGGTGCCTCAATTTACAGAatctctgggattgttgctacatgcatcattctggataaatttcatatgaaaatattgagttgctcaataaatgcgccagtgaagaggttgaatcactcatcacttttatatggctccgtttctttgcagagtgacgacatattaaatgcaaggtttacaattttaaccctgaactaaaaaccaccatcaacattaagtgcccttcttagctcgtaacagtggcattgttgcgtggtaagcatgagatggtgacatacaaggataaaatcaaaaggGGCAACACATGCGGAGATTGCCAGGAAAAATTAGACTGACCTTTGACAAGAGGCATGGGTGGTCCATGATCTTTGTGTTGGCGtacttctggcttggccacagggtACTGATGTTGGCGCTGCGACTTCGGCCACGGAGTGCTGATGctggcgctgcaactttggccacggagcgcttcaggttgagcggc
This DNA window, taken from Papaver somniferum cultivar HN1 chromosome 3, ASM357369v1, whole genome shotgun sequence, encodes the following:
- the LOC113357126 gene encoding tubulin beta chain-like yields the protein MREILHIQGGQCGNQIGAKFWEVICDEHGIDPTGRYKGDTSDLQLERINVYYNEASGGRYVPRAVLMDLEPGTMDSIRSGQYGQIFRPDNFVFGQSGAGNNWAKGHYTEGAELIDSVLDVVRKEAENCDCLQGFQVCHSLGGGTGSGMGTLLISKIREEYPDRMMLTFSVFPSPKVSDTVVEPYNATLSVHQLVENADECMVLDNEALYDICFRTLKLSTPSFGDLNHLISATMSGVTCCLRFPGQLNSDLRKLAVNLIPFPRLHFFMVGFAPLTSRGSQQYISLTVPELTQQMWDTKNMMCAADPRHGRYLTASAMFRGKMSTKEVDEQMINVQNKNSSYFVEWIPNNVKSSVCDIPPTGLKMASTFIGNSTSIQEMFRRVSEQFTAMFRRKAFLHWYTGEGMDEMEFTEAESNMNDLVSEYQQYQDATAEEDEEGEYEDDVEGEYEN